The nucleotide window AACAATACTGAGTGGAAAAGCGGGAATGGGCACCATAAAATATGGAGACCTTTCCAGCCTTTAATGATCTCATCATTGATAAGCCTTTAATTTCTTTGTTATGCATAGGAATGGAGTCCTGCTATTACTAAATTGACGAATACTTGATTAAAGATGATGATTCCAAAGCCAATAATAGCCATCCAAGCTGTTTTTTCTCCTTCCCATGATTTTGACAGACGTAGATGTAGAATCAAATAAAACACGCCTTGACGATATGCATCGACATGACGTGCTTTCACAGTGGCTTTACTTAAATTTACTCGCTATCCAACTGTTTCGAGGAAAGCTGCTGTAGCTTTTGATAATATGGATGAGATTTCATCAGCTCCTCGTGTGTACCTCGACCTGTTATTTCACCGTTTTCAAGTACAAGGATTTGATTTGCATGCTTAATCGTTGATAATCGGTGCGCAATAATTAATGTCGTACGATTTGTCATTAAGCGCGTTAATGCCTCCTGTACCGCATGCTCTGATTCGTTATCTAAACTTGAAGTTGCTTCGTCTAACAGTAAAATCTTTGGATTACGTAATATCGCCCGAGCGATCGCAATTCGCTGGCGTTGACCACCAGACAGCTTCATTCCACCTTCACCAACTTGCTCATCTAGTTGGTTCGGGAAATGGGCTACAAATGACCATGCATTTGCCTGTATTAATGCCTCTTTAACGTCTTTATCATTTTTTTGTTGGCTTCCATAAAGGACATTATCACGAATTGTTCCACTCATTATCGGACTTTCCTGTGACACATAACCAAATAATGAACGCCATTCATGTAAGTTGATTTGTTCAATACGCTGCTCTCCATATAGCAGGGAACCTTTGTTCACGTTATAAAAACGCTCAAGTAAAGAAAAGATGGTCGTCTTCCCGCCGCCGCTCGCGCCAACAAGAGCGGTAATTTGTCCTTTAGGAAGAATTGCTGAAAGCTCTTGTAAAACAGGCTTTTCATTGTATCGGAAATTAATGTTTTGTAACACAATATTTTGCTCATCTATCGGTAAATGCTGTGCACCACCTTGTTCAATTGGCAATGATAAAATATCATTTAATCGCTCTGTTGCACCAAGCGCCTTTTGGAAGGAAGTGAAAAAGCTGGCCATTTGCGTAAATGGGACAATTATTTGAATAAGATAAAACATTATTGCCACTAGTTCGCCAGCAGATATGGCACCGGTTGCAACTTGTGCACCACCATAGCCAAATAATACGATGACGACGAGCATCATAATGAGGGTCATAATTGGCGACAGCAGGGCCATAATTTTTGCTTCCTTTAGACCGTAGCGATAAAGCTCATGAATCTGAGCCTTGCCTTTATCAATTTCCAGTTTCTCTGCTTGATAAGCTTTTACCATCCGAATATTACTTAAAACCCGGCCTAAGTTTCCTGTGAACTTGGCAAGAGCATCCTGGTTTGACACCGCAACCCCATGCATTTTTCTCCCTAAAGGCATCATGGTTAACACCGTAAGTGGGACCGCAATCAGCATAAGGAGTGTCATTTTCCAATCGATGAATAATAAAATAATGACCGAGCCAATAATTGCAAGTAGACCATTTAAAAAGTTGATAAGATGCTGTGTAATTAGCTCTTTTACAACATTTGTATCTTGCGTAATCCGACTCATCGTTTCTCCTGATTCATGTTCATCGAAATAAGGCATAGTTAGCTTCAACACATGCGCCCAGACACGATTACGTATTGCGGATACGAGGCCTTCTCCGATGGAAGTCATTAAGTAAAAGCTTACGCCTGATAATATTGCTTGCCCAATTAATGCGGCTGCAGCAATTAGCAATAAAGTATAAGAAAGTCCACCGTCTGCAAATTGATTCACCATTTGCATAAGTAATAATGGGACTAACAAACCTGCTATTGTTTCAATAATGCCAATTAAAATCGCAAAGCTAATTCTTTTTTTAGGGGGATTAGCGTGCTTAATTAAATCTATGAGCCGTTTCGGATTTAAATTTTTGTCCATTGAATCCATTCCTTTCATCCATATATACGAACACATTCATTTATCAAATTTCTATCATGTCATCTTTTTTTGAATCTCATAATCAATATGTAAAAAAGATAATCCAAATAAGGTCATATGATGCTTTGCTCGAAGCGTCCCTTGTTCTTCCTTTAAAATGAAGTATTCGTGCAATGGAAGTTGTAAAATCATATCTCCAATTACTAGGTACGTTCCAGCATCTCCGTTGGTGTCACTTGTTAAATGTAAATTATTCTCCTTCGTTGAAACATGTAATATGCCATGCATTGTTGAAAAGGGTAACGGTAATGCGATATTCATATAGCATTTAGTGTCTTTCCAATGAGTAGAGTAAATAGCTGTAAATACTGGCTGATCTTCAATAGCCCGTTGCCAAACTCGAGGCTTTACACGTCCGTCCGATTGTTCATCGACCTTCAAAATTTGTCCATCCATTACAACAGGCTTAGAGGAATAGGGTAAATTTAATTGTCCAATTCGTCTGCTAATAAACTGATAAACAAAGGCAAAAGGTTTAAACCATGTAGACCATTTCACGGTAGCAGTTAAATGGTAGTTTGATGTGTGCTCATAAAAATCCGTGATCATTGTGGGCACCATTGCTTTATTGATAAATACTGACATATCATCGACTAAGCCCGGATGAGATTTACCTGTAGTCGTAAGCTTTCCACGAATTTTACTAATAGGAAATACGTATTCCTGATGTTTTGTAGGTGGTATCGATAAACCCCATGCCAAAACTATGAGACATCCAAACCCGATACAATTGTAGAAGCCATGGAAGGCAAGCATATCTGGAATATCCACGAATCGTATGCCTGTTAAATTACTCCACGCATAAAGCAGTGACCAAACAATCGTAAAGCACAACGTTAAAAATGCACCTCTTATTAGTACACGCTGTCCACGTGGGAGTTTCCAAGTTATTACAAAGTAGGTGATGCAGAAAATCGCCATGATATATAAACTAACGGACACCAGTTCAATGATTCTCGAAAAGGTAATCCCAAGAGCTACTAATATCGGACCTGCAGCAATGATAAAGCAGCAAAGGCGATAAAACCGATCTATCTGAATGCGCCCGATTAACCCAACTGAAATACAAAGTAAAAAGGCGGAATAATGAAAGTGAATTGCTGTTAACCATGTAATAATCGGGCTAAATCCAAAATCAAGCTTTAAATGAAATGCGAAAAACCAAAGACCACCCATTACTAAATAGATGAGTCCTAGATCAATCATCATTTCTTCTATATGTACAAAGCCGCGTTTTAAAAATCTTTTTACCCCTTGCCAGGCAACCACAATAGTACTAGTTAAATAGATGAAGACACAGAGGAAAACAATGAGCTTACTAAGAGAGAAAAATAGCGTTGTAACGGCCAATTGACCACTTGCAATAATAAGCTTTTCCCAAGTATTTAATTTTACAAGCAGTTCAACAACAATCGGAACAAACAAAAGTTGTGCTACTGTTAAATAGTAGTAAAAGGATGTAGGCTCATGGAAAAGCATGAGTACGCCTAGACAAACAAGCCCAATAATCGATAACGGTCTAAATATTGCTCGGCGAAAATTGGCCAGCATACATCATCATCCTCCCAATCAAATCATTGAAGATGGATACATGGATAGTATACATGTTTAGTGCATCATCATAACCTTCAGTTACTACAACGCGTCCTGTTAAAAGGGAAGGTAATGAAGCTTCTTTCTTCCCAATAACAAGACGTTGTTGCTCGGAGCGAATGAGTAAAAATCCATCCGTCGTTACATCGAATTTTAAATCCGAATAAAATAACGAAGGATCACCTAAATAATCTTTTACAATCCCACGTTGTAAATCCATGGTCATTTTTGCATTAAATTGGCGAGTTGTCTTAGGGAAGTAAAAGGTCCGTTCCCAATATACTTCCGCTTCCTTGTCGTCATTAATACGGCATGAATTAGATAACGTAAAGGGAACCATGACGCCACTTTCTGGAAATAAAAAACGGTTTTTTGTAAATAGCTGATACATTGGGCGCAAATAGCGCGGTCCAGAGTGAATTACTTGCATCATACCGGTTGCTTGAAAGGGTTCCTGTAAAGATAGGCGATATCGTTGTTGTAGCTTTGGATGTAAGCGTTGAAAATCATTGCCTAACAATGTTTCATATATCATATTAAACACCTCGTTTTCGTTTGCAATTTTTCGCTGTAGGTAGCTGCTCTCGTAAAAAAAGTGCGACAATAGATAGCACCCAAAGTGTGAGATTAAACGTAATGACGTTAAATGGATCGGTCGCAACATGAGGGGAAGCAATAATCGCAAATAAAGTTAATAAGGGAAATAAAAATATTTGTGCCTTTAGGAAAAGGAGTTGCATTGGTGTTAATAAAAATAGCAGTCCAATGATTGCTTCCAAGAGTCCAATCCAAATAATGAAATGGGATGCTTGTTCCAACGTAAGTGGTGAAATATTTGCGAGCATGTCGATTTCCAGTGGATGCTGACCGATAACTTTTGGGATTAGCCCTTGGTAAAGCCAAACAAAGCTAAAGAGAAAACATATGACGTAGTAACTAAAAAAGCGACGGTATTGAGTACTCGGTCTTTCTCCGGTTTGTAGCCATCTTGCTAAAACATCGAAGCTAAGAGCAGTTGCCCAGCCCATTATCGGTCGGAAAAGCTGATCAAACAATTGTCCAAGCTTACCAAAACGTACATCGTAATCATACTGTGTCAAAAATGTTATCCCGTTATTATTCGGAATATACTGCCAATAGCCACGTCCTTCTTTAATGGGTGAAATTTTCTGCGGAGACCCAAAATGAAGCGAAGAAGTTTTTACACTACCTTTTTCATGTGTCCCTTTACTTTCGCCCCATCCTGAAACAACGATTCCTGGCATTACCTTTGTCGTGTAAGTAAAGGATTGAGGAGCATCTTCCCGTTCTTTTTCGTTATATGTAATCGTTGTAAAGCGTAAATCCCATTGCGCATGTAGATCGGGTTGTTGTGTATAATGCCACACCTCGTCTACGGTGCTTTCCATTTGGATTTCTACATAGATAGGTTTCTTCTTCAATTATTTCATTCCTTTCAGTAGGAAATTACAATGCGCACACTTTTCAAATGTAGACGACTTTGAAACATTTTGAATTGGTTTTTAAATAACATAATTATAGCATTTTTTTACTTATAAATTGCTATTGATACTTAAAGCTCGATTTCGTTTGACCGCAATATTAATTGTTATTTTGATAGCACTTTTTATATTCATTTTTCATTAAAAAACTTTGACAAGATGTTAATGTGTATTAATAGGTAAAATTTATTTTACTAAATGTAAAAAAAACTTTACTTTTAGTGAAAAATAAATTACATTAAATGGTATAAGAGGTGAAAAATGATGCAAGAACGAACAATACGAAATCGAATGGTCGTACTACGAGCTGAAAGGGGATTGTCTCAAAAGGATGTGGCGGATCAATTAGGGGTGAGTAGACAAACAATCATTTCTCTTGAGAAAAATCGTTACAATCCTTCGTTAAAGCTCGCATTTGATATTGCTGTTTTATTTAATGTAGAGTTACACGAAGTTTTTCAATATGAAATAGAAGGAGAGTAATAAAGATGGAGATGTTCATGGTAATTTTCCGTATCACTTATGTTTTATTATTTTTTTCTGCTATGTTTGTAGTTTTTAAATTTGAATGGGGAGAAGAAAGTAAGGATGAGCGCGGAAAAGGAATTTCGAATAAATCCTACGGTATCGTTTTTCCTTTACTTCCATTAGGCTGGTTACTTATAGAATTATTCGATCAATGGATTAACCCACTTAATTATGAAACGTATAAACTTGTTATTTGGTTTTTACTAACAGGATTAATGATGATTCATGCGATTAATATTTCTGTACTTAAACGAAAATATTAAGTTTTTAGTCTATAAGAAGAGGAGAGTTGAAAAATGACGATTTGGGCTTGGATTGGTTTGCTGAGTATTGTCTTTTTTTCGTTCATACCTTTGTTAGAAAAGGGGAAGAGGACGACCTATGAAATATCGAAAGCAATTTTTTCTACGGGCGTTGTAATTGGAATCATTATTGCAGTTTTACTATTTCAAGTACCCTTTATTGTTGCTTTATTTTTTGGTTTTCTAGCGATGATTTTGTTTGACAAAAAAACTTATACAAAAAAACGTCTTTTAATTTATAGTGCTTTGATAGTCATTTTAGTAGCTGTTAGTTACGCGCTATTTCGAGATAATCCGAATTATGTAGTAAAGCATCTAAAAGAAAATCCTGAAACAAGCTCGCTTTATGTTGCTAAAAATGGTGAGACAATTATTACTTATCAATCCGATGTCATTAGACCTTTAGCTAGTACAGTAAAGATTTTAATTGCCGTCGAATATGCAATGCAAATCGATGCTAAACAGCTAAGTAAAGATACGCCAATATCAATCGATCTTTTAAATCGCTTTTATTATGAAAATACAGATGGAGGGGCCCATCAATATTGGTTATCGGCAATGAAAGAGGATGGAAAATTAAAAAATAATACTGTAGCGCTTCATGAAGTAGTAAAGGGAATGATTACGTATAGTTCCAATGCGAATACAGATTTTCTAATCGATTGGATAGGTCAGGAAGCAATCAATCACCGTGCCGTAGTGCTTGGATTAACGCAACATGAGGAAATTTATCCAATAGTAGGCTCTCTTTATATTCCAGTTCAGTTACAGCAAAGTACTAAAGGAAAGAAGGAGCTCTTACAGTCACTGAAGGAAATGCCAATAGAAGAATATCGGGCTTTAGCTGCAACATATAGTCAACAAATGAAAACTGATAAAATTCAGTTAGATAAAAAGGCATTTGATCTATCACTTGATGTTCAAAAAATATGGTCTGATCGACTGATTGGTGCATCTGCCAATGATTACGGTAAATTATTAGCGATTATTTCAAATGAAGAGTTACCAAGCATGGCTTCAGAAACACTCCGAGATATTATGGAATGGCCAATGCAACTATTCGAAGAAAATCATCAACAATTTGTCCATTTAGGCGCAAAGGGTGGGTCTACTGCATTTGTTTTAAATAATGCACTGTATGCAGAAAATCATAACGGTGATAAAGTAGAATTCGTCCTATTAATGGATGACTTAAACCTCTTTAAAAGTATGCTTTTAAGCTATCACCTCAATTCCTTTGAATCGAATATACTACGAAGTGAAGAATTTTTATATAAAGTATTAGAGGAGCTCAAATAAAACAACTGGCGAAAATATTAATACATTGAAGGGGAGTTTGGTTCTGGGAAAATCCAAAAACAATAAAATTTTTCAACATGACCTAATCCCGCTAGGCTTGCTATTTGGTTGTGGTATCGGCACCATTTTAGGCCTTTTTTTCAATCTAAGATTTCAGTTGTATTTTATTAGTTTTGGAACTGTACTAGGGTATTTAATTGGTCTCATAATTTACGCAATTGTTTATCGAAAGGAAGATAAAACATAAAAGTTTCGACGTTTACTTTGTTTTATATTTGCAGTTCGATGAATTACATTTTTCCAATTAAAAAGCTAAACCCATAAAACATTAGATTTATCAGGTCGATTATTACAATAAATAATGAATAGAATATACTTCGTTTCCATTCTAAAAAGGCAATGGTTAAACCTATGAGAATTAGACTAATCCAGCTACCATGCCACAGAATTTCTCCTAACTGTGCCGATAAATTTGAATAGAAGCCGATAATGAAGGCAGCCCAAATAATAAATGTACAACCAAAGTAAAGAAGAGTATTTCTACTAGGCTTTAAAGGCCCGCTCCCAATAAAAAAAAGTGCAAAAACGATTAGTGCACTAATAAGAATAGTTCCTATAAAAATAAATGACATCCGATCAACCTTTCGTCTTAGCGGGATTATTTTTTTCTGATAATTATGACTGTTTTTCTGTGAAAAAGTTTCGGTAATGGAATAAATAATAAGGTTCTAAGTCAAATGTTGGGGGAATGTCATAATGATTCATCAATCGGCACTACCTTTTTGTTTTTTCTAAACAAGTCCGTTGAATTCCATTACGGGCGGACGCTAGCTAATATTTGCCCGCATCTTTATCGGCATATATTCATCAATCGCAATTACTTTTGGTAACATCACGTCTTTTGGGATTGTTTGTACAACATTTTTAAAGCAACGAATTACTGTCGTAGAGGAGGCACCTGTCGTTACCGCTGCTTCTTTTGCACAAACTGAATAGACACCCCATCAAATATTATTGAACCAATAATAAAATCCGTAGAAGCCTAACTTATTAATTTGCTTCTACGGATTTATTTTTTGTATTTTATTTGATTTGTAGCGATTGTTTTATTTGCTCAATATGATGAAGATCATGTTTCATAAGCCCTTTAAAATAAGAATATATCGTTAATGGGGATTGATTAATTTTCATTTCAACAAACCATTTTTCTTCAGGAAGTGTTGTTAATATTTGAACTAATTCACGACGAACAAGAAGACATTTATCAATCGTGCTTTGTATCGTATTACTTCGAGCAAGTAAAGCCGCTTCATAATTCACTTCATCGGCATTCGGTCCGGGTGGAAATGTCGTTTCTTTAAAAAAATAGGGAAGCCTTTGTTGCATAATAAATTCATCCCATGGGAAAAAATGAGCAATAATTTCAATTACGGACCATTTATCTTCTTCAATAGGCTTCCTTAACTCTTGATCATTATAGTTTTTTAATTGCTGGACAAAATTGATAAAGTCAGTTTGATGTGTGATTATCTCATGTTTCTCTTTTTGCATTTTCTTCCACCTACGTTTTTTATAATAAGTCTATATTAAATTCTCCTAATAATATACAAAGAACATTTGTTCGTGTTATTATAAGGGCAGGTCATTTGGTGAGGGGGAAAACGCTTTGAACATAAACATTGAAGAGCGAATGAGTTTTTATAATGTATTGGGATTAAGTATGGCACAAATTGAAAATGGAACAATTAATGTGACTACTAATTACGGATTACTTGAAGCAAATACAAACCGCTTTGTTGACAATCAATCGGTTTTCAATGCATGTTCCATTAGTAAATTTTTAACCGGAATTTTAGCTTTAAAACTCGTACAAGAAGGAATTCTAAATTTAGATGAAGATGTAAATGATCAATTAATTTCATGGAAGATTCCAATGAATCCCTTTACAGTACACAAAAAAGTTACATTAAGAAATTTACTTAGCCATCAATCAGGCATCCAAGATCCTGAAAATAGCTTTATGGAGCTCAGTAATTTAAACAAGTATCCATCAATGGTCGAAATTTTAAGTGGTAATACATTCTATTGTAGTACACCAATTCAAGTGAGTCTTGAACCAGTAAATGAATTTCATTATTCAGATGCAGGCTATTGCATTATTGAGCAATTAATTGCAGATGTAACATCAAAACCTTTTCATGACGTAATGTTAGAACAAGTTTTAGAGCCATTACAAATGAAAAATAGTTTTTTAGATACATCATTACTTTTTTCGAATTTAGATAATGTTGCAGCAGGGCATCATAAACATGGAGCAATTGTAGAAGGGAAATATCCAATCTATCCTTACCCAGCTGCCTGTGGTCTTTGGACAACAGCTATTGATTTAGCTAAATTAAGTATCGAATTAATGAATAGTCTAAAAGGTGAAAGTAAACTAGGTCTTTCTAAAAGATTAGCTGAGGAAATAATTCGTATGCAAGGTGGTAAAGGGTGGACGGGTCTAAGTGTATTTCTTGAAGGGACTGAAATGAACAAAAAGGTTTTTTCATTTGGTTGGGGAAAAGGATTTCAATCGATGGTCGTGATGTTACCTTCAATACATAAAGGAGCAGTAATAATGACAAATTCCGACTTGGGTGTTCATCAAATGGAAGGACTCATTGGTGAAATTTATAAGTCATTAGATTATTGAAAGAAGCCATTTGGAGGTGTAAAAATGCAAATTGCCTTAGCGAATCCAAGCCAATTTCAACGAGTAAAAGAATTTTTTTATAACAATTTAAGTGATCAACAAGATGCCATTTATTCTAATGAATTTTTATGTCCATTAGGAATTAATGCAGCTATACGAAGAAATCAAATGATAGTTGCAACAGTACATGGTGACATCGTAGGAGCTTTACGATTCTATCGAAAAAAGACACAAAATATAATATCTTTATATCAATTTGCAATTCGGGTTGATTACCGTGGTTATAACTTGCTAGAAGAGATGTTATCTGTTTTATCGGATTCACCGATTGTTTCCATGTGTCCAGTTCATTCTCAGTTTAATCAATATTATTTAAAAGCGGGATGGCAGTTACATGAACAAAAGAAACAGTTTAATGCATGGATGTATCATCATAAGTAGAACAATTGATTTGAAATCCAGTAGCACGATTATTTGCTGTCATTATTGCTACCGGATTACATTAACTCATTGTTTGAATTGGAATAAAACATCACACATAGGAGGGATTCTCAACGTATATTTGTGCTATTAAATGACTCATAAGAAAGTCTTCGAACAGAGTGTAAACGGTTCTCTTCAATAGTTACTTTATGTACATCAGGCATTTTCAATTCATTCCAAAACGATAAGTCATAGCTTGCATCATAGTAATTTAAAATCAGGGTAAATATATTGCCATGGGTACCAATAATGATTGCTTCATCTTGGTGTTTCTCCGTTAATTGTGTGATTATCGGCAAAACCCGTGACTGTGCAGCATTATTGGATTCTCCACCAGGTAAAGCAAAGTTTGGATCTTGCCATACAGAATGGATGGCTAGTTGAAAATCGGCTACAGGTGTAGCAGATAGTTGGCGTTCGTTTAATGCTTCGAATTGCTGTATCGTCATCCCTTTATTTTGGGCAATTGGCTCGATTGTTTCGACTGCCCGTAAATAACGGCTTGCATACATTGCTGTAATGTCCAACTTTTTAAACAAATGGACTAATTTTGCGGATTCTTGACGCCCACTTTCCGATAATGTCCGATTGTACTCATCTGGTGTATACATAGAATGGGCGTGGCGGATAAAATAAATGATGGTCATTGGAAGTGCTCCTTTTACTTCAATAGTAGCGGCTGTATTTTATCTCCTTGAACTGGCTCATGCCCTTGCTGAAATTGAATACGAATGCTTTTTGCTTGTGCCAGTTGTGGGGAATCCATTACTTGAAAATGAATATGTGCTTCAGAAGAGTTTCCCGAATTTCCGCAACGGCCAATGATTTGTCCAACATTTACGAAATCTCCAGTTTTCACACAGATAGAATGCTGCTTGAGATGGGCAATCATACTATATTCTTCATGTTCATGGGCAATGACAACATAATTTCCTGCAGCATTTTCTTCATCCATTTCTCCTGGTACATTATCGAGTAAATCATTTACTACAGTTACTATTTGACCAGAACATGGTGCGATAACATCCGCGCCGAATGCATAATAGTTTTCATTTCGTAAAGGATTGTGTTGATACGTTGAGCCATCCTTTACTCTTACTAAATCATAGGCATAACGCATATGTTCGTATGCATAGTGATAATTATAAAATTCGTTTGTGCCACCCCAAAACACAACCCATTCATCACAAATAGGCATACGATATTGATTTACCGTTAGTCGCTGATCACTTTCTGGATAAGTGACATATGGTTTTAAATAGAGGCCTTGTATAATACCATCACGATCAAAAGCTACAACAATGACCTTTCTTTTTTCATTATCAAGAAATATATATTGTTCGAGCTGTTGAAATTCATTTTGAAAGGCCAATTCGTAATGCTGAACATCTACATTAAATGCAATGTTCATTTCTGCAAACTGATCAAATGTTACGAGTTGTTGAAGCTCCTGAGAAAATGCTTTATAAACTGCAAGAAACTCCTGTGTTAACAATTTTTCTGCAACCATTTCCTTCTGTATTAATTTCATTACAAACCTCCTAGAATACTTGATAGTGTGTTATACGATTATATTGACTTATAAGTTTCGTGAATACTAAGAATAATTTGATTATGGGGGATTATTATGAAAAGAATATTAAGTATATTTCTTATAATAGTATTTGTTGCAGGATGTGAAGCTCCAATTAATGAAGCGCATCAAAGGTTGTTAACGGAATATGGCTGGACTGTTAAACAACTGAAAGAAGAGAAACAATTTACTTTAGAAACACCAGAGGAACTATTAGCTAATTTTGAAGCGAGTGGTGTTGATTTTCTTCGTAATTATCAGGGACAACAGGTGACACAATTTCATTATGAATTAAAAGAGAAGGACATAGACAAGAAAAATATACAAGTATTTGTTGTGGAAAAAAAGGAGAAGTTATAGGAGGATATATCATTTTACAGAGCTGGGACCCAGGTGTATTTAAGCTTTCGAATAAGGACAAACTTGTCGATGGGAAATATGTTTTACCGTAACTCATGTAGCCCTAGCAGTAATTGAAATGATTATTTCACTTAATATCCTTAAAATTACATGTTTTGATACGATTGACTATCGTAATCCTACATTCTATAATGAAACTCAATAAATCATGGAGGAAAAACTATATGTGGCTATTATTCATGTAATTGATACGAGTGTTAAATATCACTCGTATCGATCATTGCTATCGATACGAAATAAACAATTTCGGAGGTAGCAACATGGAAAAAATTTGTTATGAGTTACAACAACTATCAGTAGAATATTTAGATAAAGAAGTACTGTCAATTGAGCAATTACAAATACATCAGTTTGATCGTATTGGGATCGTTGGAAAAAATGGCGCAGGAAAAAGTACGCTATTAAAGCTATTAGCAGGAGAGATAGAGCCGACTCGTGGAACGATTCACCGCTATGTAAATGCGGGTACATTTCAACAAATCGAGTGGGATGAACAGGCGGAGGCCGATGCTACATTACTGGCAAAGCTTCATGTCCCGCACGGTCAGCAAGTTATGAGTGGGGGAGAACGTACGAGGCAAAAGCTCGCTCAATTATTTTCTCATTATTATGAGGCGCTATTAATTGATGAACCAACGACTCATTTAGACCAAACAGGTATTCACTATATAAAAGAAGAATTGACCTATTATTACGGTGCGCTCGTGCTTATCAGTCATGATCGTGCTCTACTTGACCATCTTGTAACGACCATTTGGGAAGTTGAGGACGGGAAGGTGCGTGTATACACGGGAAACTATTCGGCCTATATGGATCAAAAGGCATTAGAGCGAAGTCAGCAGGAGCAAGCTTACGAGCATTATACAAAAGAAAAAATACGCTTAGAAAAAGCTGCAAGTGAGAAGATGAAAATGGCTGAAAAGGTGGCGCAAGCAGGCAGGCTATCCAAGCGTGAAGCGAATGCAAAACCAAATAAAGCTAATATGACGAAATCTAAGGGAACAAGTCAGAAGTCATTGCAACGTGTTGCGAAAAGCATGGAACAACGCATAGAACGGTTACCGGTTATTGAAAAGGTGAAAGTTACAAAGCCAATCCAATTTAGAAAGGCTAAAGCACTTGAGCTACACAATAAGTTTCCAATAATGGCAACCCAATTTTGCTTGCGGGTGGAGAGGAAAGTCCTATTAAATCAAGTAAGCTTCCAATTTCCCCTTGGAGAAAAAATAGCAATTACTGGGGACAACGGTGTAGGGAAAAGCATGTTCCTTCAACAAATTGCTTCTAAAGCTGAGGATTTCACGATATCTCCAAAAG belongs to Solibacillus sp. FSL R7-0682 and includes:
- a CDS encoding Msr family ABC-F type ribosomal protection protein, whose product is MEKICYELQQLSVEYLDKEVLSIEQLQIHQFDRIGIVGKNGAGKSTLLKLLAGEIEPTRGTIHRYVNAGTFQQIEWDEQAEADATLLAKLHVPHGQQVMSGGERTRQKLAQLFSHYYEALLIDEPTTHLDQTGIHYIKEELTYYYGALVLISHDRALLDHLVTTIWEVEDGKVRVYTGNYSAYMDQKALERSQQEQAYEHYTKEKIRLEKAASEKMKMAEKVAQAGRLSKREANAKPNKANMTKSKGTSQKSLQRVAKSMEQRIERLPVIEKVKVTKPIQFRKAKALELHNKFPIMATQFCLRVERKVLLNQVSFQFPLGEKIAITGDNGVGKSMFLQQIASKAEDFTISPKVKIGYFQQKSYEFSKDETLLDFLKNRSDDNEGMLRTVLHAMQFTGTDLNKSVHVLSGGEAMRLQLCQLFLGAYNVLILDEPTNFLDIEAIQALESFMKAYEGTILFVSHDRSFIDNVADCVYEIKNQTLSKMK